Proteins encoded within one genomic window of Gallus gallus isolate bGalGal1 unplaced genomic scaffold, bGalGal1.mat.broiler.GRCg7b scaffold_80, whole genome shotgun sequence:
- the MRPS24 gene encoding 28S ribosomal protein S24, mitochondrial, giving the protein MAAAMAVGALRALPHIRIPALPASCSLHTTPPRLKTRAARVRVGKGDKAVTYEKAHPPHYIAHRKGWLSLHTGNLDGERCAAQRAVEDSFVRRFLHGTFPGCLADEAVLKRRSNSLLVCLLLLRRLPPSKLCFLLGYAETLLSHLYKCPVRIEAQTVPDAAVYKYL; this is encoded by the exons ATGGCGGCGGCCATGGCCGTGGGAGCGCTGAGG gcGCTGCCCCACATCCGCATCCCGGccctccctgcctcctgcagcctccACACCACCCCCCCCCGCCTCAAG ACGCGGGCCGCCCGGGTGCGCGTGGGGAAGGGGGACAAAGCCGTCACCTACGAGAAGGCGCATCCGCCCCATTACATCGCCCACCGCAAGGGCTGGCTGTCCCTGCACACCG GCAACCTGGACGGGGAGCGGTGCGCGGCGCAGCGGGCGGTGGAGGACTCCTTCGTGCGGCGGTTCCTCCACGGGACCTTTCCGGGCTGTTTGGCCGACGAGGCGGTGTTGAAGCGCCGTTCCAACTCTCTGCTCgtctgccttctgctgctgcgCCGACTGCCGCCCTCAaagctctgcttcctgctgggCTACGCAGAAACCCTCCTGAGCCACCTCTACAAATGCCCCGTGCGCATCGAGGCGCAGACAGTGCCCGACGCCGCCGTCTATAAGTACCTGTAG